CCAGATCGTTGTCGCGGCTATGGATGCCGATGATCATGCCTTCGTACAGCTTGTCGCCCGGGGACACGAACATGCGGCCGCGGTCTTCCAGCTTCCACAGCGCGTAGGCGACGGCATCGCCGTGCTCTTGCGAGATCAGCACGCCGTTGTGGCGGCCCGGCAGGTCCGGCTTCACCGGCGCGTAGTCGTCGAACACGTGGCTCATCAGGCCGGTGCCGCGGGTCATGGTCATGAAGTCGGACTGGAAGCCGATCAGACCGCGGGCCGGAATATGGTATTCCAGGCGGGTGCGGCCGTTGCCGTCCGATTCCATATTGGTCAGCTCGCCGCGGCGGCGGCCGATTTCTTCCATCACGCCGCCCTGGTGGTCGTCTTCCAGGTCGATGGTCAGGTTTTCGTACGGCTCGGACTTCTGGCCGTCGATTTCCTTGAAAACGACGCGCGGCTTGGCCACGGCCATTTCAAAGCCTTCGCGGCGCATGTTTTCCAGCAGGATGGTCAGGTGCAGCTCGCCGCGGCCCGACACGCGGAACACGTCGGCATCGCCGGTGTCTTCCACGCGCAGCGCCACGTTGGTCAGCAGTTCCTTGGTCAGACGATCGCGGATCTGGCGCGAGGTCACGAACTTGCCTTCGGTGCCGGCCAGCGGCGAGGTGTTCACCATGAAGTCCATGGTCAGCGTCGGCTCGTCCACCGACAGCATCGGCAGGCCTACCGGCTGCTCCTTGTCGCAGATGGTCACGCCGATGCCGATATCCTCGATGCCGGAGATGATGACGATGTCGCCAGCTTCGGCTTCAGCCACGTCCACGCGATCCAGACCCTGGAAGCCCAGCACCTGGTTGATGCGGCCGGAAGCCACTTGCTCGTCGTGGTTCATCACCACCACTTGCTGACCCGGCTTGATGCGGCCGTTCAGGATGCGGCCCAGGCCCATGCGGCCGGTGTAGGTGGAGTAGTCCAGCGCGGACAGTTGCAGCTGCAGCGGCGCGTCCGGGCTGCCGGCCGGGGTCGGCACGTGCTTGAGCACGGTGTCGAACAGCGGGCGCATGTTGTCGGACTCTTCTTCCAGTTCGAACTTGGCGAAGCCAGACAGGCCGGAAGCGTAAATAATCGGGAAATCCAGTTGTTCGTCGGTGGCGCCCAGCTTGTCGAACAGGTCGAAAGTCTGGTCTACCACCCAATCCGGGCGAGCGCTCGGACGGTCGATCTTGTTGATCACCACGATAGGACGCAGGCCCAGCGCAAGCGCCTTCTTAGTCACAAAGCGGGTTTGCGGCATCGGGCCGTCAACGGCGTCGACCAGCAGCACCACGCCGTCCACCATGCCCAGCACGCGCTCCACCTCGCCGCCGAAGTCGGCGTGTCCCGGGGTGTCTACGATATTGATGTGCACGCCTTCGTAATCGATGGCGGTGTTCTTGGCCAGAATGGTAATGCCACGCTCTTTTTCAAGATCGTTGCTGTCCATTACGCGCTCGTCAACTTGCTGGTTTTCGCGGAAAGTGCCGCTTTGTCTCAGCAGTTGGTCAACCAAGGTGGTCTTGCCATGGTCCACGTGGGCGATGATGGCGATGTTGCGGATTTGTCGGGTCATGTTTAGCGTTTCGGCTGGAATTCTGAAAACAGAAAAATCGAAAGATTATAGCATGCTAGCAGCTAGCTAAGAAAATTTCGGTAAAAACGAATGAAGATTTGATGGCGATCCCATCAAAACCCCGCCGCGCGAAGCGCTCGTCTGCCGCCGCGTTTGGCGCTACACTCCGCCCCATCAGGCAACAAGGAATAAAAACATGTACGACTGGAACGCACTGTGGCATGAACACGAGGCCTACCGCACCGGTTACGACATCCAGCACAACGACGCCAACGAGCTGGCCGACGCGCTGAGCGCCAAGCTGATCCACCCGGCGCCGCACCCGGAGGAAGTGGCCGTCTACGAGAAGGACGACCGTTTCATCCTGGCCGGCCATAACGACGGCCTGCAATTGCTGGAAGTGATGAAGCACGGCCTGTTCGACATCACCCTGCGCTTCATCGGCGAAGACGAAGGCCAGAACACGCCGCTGCCCTATGTTGAGCTGCACGTGGACAATCTGGCCACCGAAGAGCAAGCCGTCTGGCGCGGCGAAGTGAAGCTGGACGACGAAGGCCGCGTCTGGGTGGGCAAGCGCACCCTGAACGAAGGCGTGTTGCCGGCCATGCCTTTCGACGACCTGTCCTTCACCGACAACGCCCAGTTCCGCGAAGCGCTGGCGCAAGTCTGGCATGAAGACCTGCCGCAACTGCGCCCGCTGATCGAGGCATGGTTCCAGCACGGCTCCGCGCTGCCGCCGCAAGACGAACCGGCACACTACGGCGACGGCGAGCGCGTGCAGCAAATCTGCGACCGCTACGCCGAAATCGTCCGTCGCGAGCAAGCCGCGCTATCGCGCCTGTTCAGCGACGACGAGCTGCGCCTGATCGCCCACGTGATCGCCGGCATCCACTTCGACAGCGCCGCCTCCTGCCGCGGCGTGTGGCTGGCCGTGGAAGCCCGCATCATCGAGGACGAGTTGGACCAGCAATTCCAGATCGACGGCGAGGCCATGCTCGGCAAGTTGAAAGGCCTGAGCTACGCCCAGGAAGTGGCGCTGATCGAAGCGCTCTCCCCGCTGCAAGACTAAACCCGCCAGCCCGGCCCGCGCCGGGCATTTTCACGCGCCACAAAATGCCAGTTGCATGGTATGGTTCTCGCAATTCATCCGCATCGAGAACGCCATGCCCACCCACGCTCAAGAAATCCACCTGATCCAGCGCCCCGCGGGCGCGCCCTCCGCCGCCCTGTTCGCACTGAAAGAAACGCCGCTGCCCAAGCTGCAAAGCGGCCAGATTCTGGTGGAAAACCTGTACCTGTCCGTCGACCCCTATATGCGCGAATGCATGGACGAGGAATGGGAGCTGGGCGCGCCGCTGGAAGGACGCAGCGTGGGCCGTGTCATCGATGCCGGCGACAGCGGGCTGGATGTCGGCCAACTGGTGTTCCATCGCGAAGGCTGGCGCAGCCACGCGATTGTGCCCGCAGCGGAGGCGCGCATCCTCAAGGAATATTCCGGCGTATCCGCCAGCGCTTTTCTGAGCCTGCTTGGCGGCACCGGACTCACTGCCTATGTCGCCCTCACCCGCATCGCCAAACTGCAGGCCGGTGAAGATCTGTTCGTCTCCGCCGCGGCCGGCGGCGTAGGCAGCGCCGTCGCTCAATTCGCCCGGCTGATGGGCGCGCGGCGCCTGATAGGCAGCACCAGCTCCGCCGACAAAGCGCGCTACCTGACGGAAACGTTGGCTTACGATGCCGCCATCAACTACCGCGAGCAAGACCTTGCCCAGGCGCTGGCAGGCGCCGCGCCGGACGGTTTCGACATCTACATCGACAATGTGGGCGGCAAGCACCTGGAAGTCGCCATCCGCAGCATTCGCGAACATGGCCGCATCGCCTGGGTGGGCGCCGTAGGCCAGTACAACAACCCAGAGCAGGCCGAGCTGCCGCGCAATCTGTACGACATCGTCGGCAAAAGCCTGCGCCTAGAAGGCTTCCTGGTGAGAAATTATCGCCAGCTGCAAGATGAGCTGGAAAGCTTCGCCGTGCCGCAGCTGCAGTCCGGCCGCCTGCAAGCCCAAGAAACCTTGGCCCACGGCCTGGAAAACATGCCGCAGGCTTTTGTCGACATGCTGACCGGGCGTAGCCAGGGCAAGATGATCATCAAGCTTTAATGGGCAAGGCCTGATGCCAGAAACGGGGAGGCTTACCCCTCCTCAGCGGCGCCACCGCAACCCTGGCGCGGCCATCAATATGACAGATAGGCGGCGTTTCATTTGAAACGCCCGTCGCGCCTTGCTGAAGACCTGGGTGAAAGTTAATAGACAAGCGGGCTGATGCAATAGCTTCTGAGATGCGGAACCGCTTTAATCGAATCCTTCCAGACATAGCCCGGCGTCCATACCTTTCCATCCGAGGTCTCCACAAAATCCAGCACCATATCATCTACATGGAAATTCGCCTTCTTGACCTCGTCCTTCAATACCCCCGCCGGGTCCTCATCATACTTGTACTTTTTATATACTCCACCCACCGGATAAAGCGGGCCGCCCGACCAAGAGCACTCGCCGCCGCGCTTCTTTTCTATCTTGAAAAGAACCTCAGTCCATCGATAGCCGCTTGCCACATCATTGGAGAACGAACCCTTGCCATCTGAATACACGTCAAAATTCAAACGTACCAGGGCTTCATCATCATTCAGATAATCGACAGGCAATCGGTAAACATTGACATTTCCAGCCTCAATATATTCCTTCCACGCCAGCTCCACCTTAAACACATTATCATTGCGCTTTCAACCCCGCAGCAGGCCTAGCCCCACAGAAACAAGCTCCTCCAGGGCTGCCAACGCAACCAGACCACTCCAACGCATCCGCCAAACATGCCTTGCCTTTGGCTCCCAAACACATCATAGGCGCGCGACAATCGCCTTCAAATTAGGCAATCACAGCTCACCAGGCAGCCTTTGACCATTGCCTTCGAACACAGGCGCGCTTCACACAAACGCTTTGCGAAATCGCCATGATTCTTCAGGACTTCGCGCTTCATCTCGGCCAAAAGCCCTCGCCTTACAGACGAGACAACTCCAGCGGCCTTGACTCGGATTGTCATTTGGCATGCGGCGTCTATCACTCCCCCTTCTGCGGGATGGAAATGGCTCGCGGAGCCGCCGCATCGGTTCTGGCGCGCGCGCCGATCAAGCCATACACGACAGCCGGCAGCAACCATCCCATCAGCCATGAAATATCGACGCCGCCCAGCCACTTGACCATGGGTCCCGTATAGAAAGCGCAGTCGACGAAGGGGATCTGGATCAGCAAACCGGATGCATAGGCAGCCAGCCCCGCCTTGTTCCAGCCCGCGTAGCGCCCTTTCGGATCGGACAGCGCTTGCGGGTCGACTTTCCCATCGGACAGCAGATAGAAATCCACCAGATTCACCGCGCTCCAGGGCGTGAAAAAAGCCAACAAGACCAGCAAAAATGATTTGAACAAGGCAAGAAACCCATGCTGCGCCGCCACGGCGACACCGGCGGAAACAAGCGCCAGCGCCAGTACGGTCACTCCGCGACGCAGACGGATTCCGCCGCAAGCATCGGCGATGGCGCTCAAGCACATGAAGCCGCCATAGGCATTCAAGGCGGAGATGGTGATCTTGCCGAACGCCACGCAAAAGAACAGCGCGGAGGCGATGATGCCGGAAGCGCCCAAGCCGACAAAATAAGCGACTTCGTGCCCGCGAAACGCCGCGCCGCCTATCGCGGCGACCAATACGCCCAGCGACATGGATAGCTGAGCGCCAATCGCAGATCCCAGGCCGATGGCCAGCGCCACCTTCGTGGACGATGTGGCGCGCGGCAGGTATCGGGAATAGTCAGACACATAGGGCGCGAAGGCGATCTGCCAGGACGCCGCCAATGACACCGTAGTGAAAAAGGCGCCGGGCTGAAAGACATGATGCGCCGCCATCAGCTGCGGCAAGGCTTCGTGCCCCAGCAAGCGGAAGAACAAGTACGCGAAGGCAGCCAAGCCCAGCGCGCTGGCCAGCTTTCCCAAACGATGGATCGCATGGTAGCCCAACGCGGCGGCCGCTATGACGGCGATGGCGAAAACCGCCACGCCCCAGGCGTCATGAACGCCCAACAATTGCCCCAGCGCCTGGCCGGACAGCAGCATGCCGGTAGCGTTGAAACCCAGATACATCGCGCAGGCCAAAATCAAAGGCAACACCGCGCCCAGCGCGCCGAACTGCGCCCGGCTGGCCAGCATCTGCGGCAGGCCAAGCTTAGGCCCTTGCGCGCCATGCAAAGCCATGATGGCGGCCCCTATCGCCTGCCCGAGCAATAAACCCGCCATCGACCACAACGCGTCGCCGCCCCACACCACCGTCAAGGCGCCGGTCATGACCGCAGTGATTTGCAGATTGGCCGCCAGCCAGAGGGTGAATTGGCTGGAAACCTTACCGCGCCTTTCGTTTTCCGGAATGTATTCAATGGAGCGGCGCTCCAGCAAGACTCGGGATTGCTCGACTTGCGACATGATGCCTCCACGGCGTTGGACATTGGCCTAATTCATATCGCTTATACCATCATCATTCTCATTGCGAAAGTCCACCCCTTCCACTCGTGGAAAATACTTAGCCGACGGCGACTGTCGGCTAAGTTTTGTCCTAACATTCCTTGTAAGGCGTTTCAACTGAATAGCAGGACGTCGTGCAGAATCCTTCCCTTTCCGAACTCCAGCGCCGTCTCTTTCATGGCCGCTTCGCCTTGCTGGCGGATGGCTGCGGCCTGGCGCTGATCGCATTAGGCGCCTCGGTGACATATGCCTGGCTGGCGCGCCTTCCCGCCTGGATGCCAGAAAACATCCACATGGTTCTGTCCACCGCTTTTTGCTTGATGCTGTTTGGCGCGGCGTTGCTGCTAGCGCCATTGCCGTTGCGCTGGAAACCGCACCGCCTGCTGGCGGCGGCAGTCTCGCTGGTTTGCCTCACGGTCCTGCTTGAGCACATGACGGGCCAGTCCTGGTGGATAGACTTAGCCGGGCTGCACAGCTGGCAAGCCGATATGGTGCCGCGGCCCGGCCAGATGGCCGCCTCCTCCAGCTTGGCCTTGCTCATGCTTTGCGCCAGCCTGGGCTTGCACCCCGGCGCCACGCCGGCCAGAGAAAAATGGGAGCGCGGATTGCTGGCCGCCGCGGCCGTCATCGGCGTGCTGGGGGCGACGGCGTACTTGATCAACCTGGAGCTGCTCTACAGCTGGGGCGCGCAGGTGCGGATGGCGCTTCTGACCGCC
The Chromobacterium sp. IIBBL 290-4 DNA segment above includes these coding regions:
- a CDS encoding cytosine permease, which codes for MSQVEQSRVLLERRSIEYIPENERRGKVSSQFTLWLAANLQITAVMTGALTVVWGGDALWSMAGLLLGQAIGAAIMALHGAQGPKLGLPQMLASRAQFGALGAVLPLILACAMYLGFNATGMLLSGQALGQLLGVHDAWGVAVFAIAVIAAAALGYHAIHRLGKLASALGLAAFAYLFFRLLGHEALPQLMAAHHVFQPGAFFTTVSLAASWQIAFAPYVSDYSRYLPRATSSTKVALAIGLGSAIGAQLSMSLGVLVAAIGGAAFRGHEVAYFVGLGASGIIASALFFCVAFGKITISALNAYGGFMCLSAIADACGGIRLRRGVTVLALALVSAGVAVAAQHGFLALFKSFLLVLLAFFTPWSAVNLVDFYLLSDGKVDPQALSDPKGRYAGWNKAGLAAYASGLLIQIPFVDCAFYTGPMVKWLGGVDISWLMGWLLPAVVYGLIGARARTDAAAPRAISIPQKGE
- a CDS encoding NADP-dependent oxidoreductase, with the protein product MVWFSQFIRIENAMPTHAQEIHLIQRPAGAPSAALFALKETPLPKLQSGQILVENLYLSVDPYMRECMDEEWELGAPLEGRSVGRVIDAGDSGLDVGQLVFHREGWRSHAIVPAAEARILKEYSGVSASAFLSLLGGTGLTAYVALTRIAKLQAGEDLFVSAAAGGVGSAVAQFARLMGARRLIGSTSSADKARYLTETLAYDAAINYREQDLAQALAGAAPDGFDIYIDNVGGKHLEVAIRSIREHGRIAWVGAVGQYNNPEQAELPRNLYDIVGKSLRLEGFLVRNYRQLQDELESFAVPQLQSGRLQAQETLAHGLENMPQAFVDMLTGRSQGKMIIKL
- the typA gene encoding translational GTPase TypA, giving the protein MTRQIRNIAIIAHVDHGKTTLVDQLLRQSGTFRENQQVDERVMDSNDLEKERGITILAKNTAIDYEGVHINIVDTPGHADFGGEVERVLGMVDGVVLLVDAVDGPMPQTRFVTKKALALGLRPIVVINKIDRPSARPDWVVDQTFDLFDKLGATDEQLDFPIIYASGLSGFAKFELEEESDNMRPLFDTVLKHVPTPAGSPDAPLQLQLSALDYSTYTGRMGLGRILNGRIKPGQQVVVMNHDEQVASGRINQVLGFQGLDRVDVAEAEAGDIVIISGIEDIGIGVTICDKEQPVGLPMLSVDEPTLTMDFMVNTSPLAGTEGKFVTSRQIRDRLTKELLTNVALRVEDTGDADVFRVSGRGELHLTILLENMRREGFEMAVAKPRVVFKEIDGQKSEPYENLTIDLEDDHQGGVMEEIGRRRGELTNMESDGNGRTRLEYHIPARGLIGFQSDFMTMTRGTGLMSHVFDDYAPVKPDLPGRHNGVLISQEHGDAVAYALWKLEDRGRMFVSPGDKLYEGMIIGIHSRDNDLVVNPIKGKQLTNVRASGTDEAVRLTSPIKLTLESAVEFIDDDELVEITPKSIRIRKRYLQEHERRKMSKVESI